In Alphaproteobacteria bacterium, one DNA window encodes the following:
- the tpiA gene encoding triose-phosphate isomerase — protein MTPNKPLIVGNWKMNGSLSFIKETVSFWNNQQIVNPTVVCPPFVYLEACKNLISSPLLGLGAQDCHPQASGAFTGNISAQQLADIGCQYAIVGHSERRQYHAESNALVREKAQRAIDCNLTPIICIGENLADRESGLTLEFLAQQVTESLPEKSTRIIIAYEPIWSIGTGKTAAPENIAEVHQFLRQNLGLDCRLLYGGSVTAANYKEILGIPNVDGVLVGGASLKKEDFAKMMMNAD, from the coding sequence ATGACCCCGAATAAGCCCCTGATCGTTGGCAACTGGAAGATGAATGGATCTTTGTCGTTCATAAAGGAAACTGTATCATTCTGGAACAATCAGCAGATTGTTAATCCAACTGTTGTTTGTCCGCCATTTGTCTATTTGGAGGCGTGCAAAAATCTTATATCCTCCCCACTTTTAGGCCTTGGTGCACAAGATTGCCACCCCCAGGCTTCGGGCGCATTCACCGGAAACATCAGCGCGCAACAACTGGCCGATATTGGCTGCCAATACGCGATTGTTGGTCATTCGGAACGCCGCCAATATCATGCAGAAAGCAACGCATTGGTCCGGGAAAAAGCCCAGCGCGCAATCGATTGCAACCTGACCCCCATTATATGCATTGGCGAAAATCTGGCTGATCGGGAAAGTGGCCTAACGCTGGAATTTTTGGCGCAACAGGTCACGGAATCTTTACCAGAAAAAAGCACCCGCATCATTATTGCGTATGAACCCATTTGGTCCATCGGTACTGGCAAAACAGCGGCGCCGGAAAATATCGCCGAAGTTCATCAGTTTTTAAGGCAAAACCTTGGTCTGGATTGTCGATTGCTTTATGGTGGGTCTGTGACAGCCGCCAATTACAAAGAAATCCTGGGGATTCCCAATGTTGATGGTGTGTTGGTAGGCGGCGCCAGCTTGAAAAAAGAGGATTTTGCCAAAATGATGATGAATGCAGACTAA
- the grpE gene encoding nucleotide exchange factor GrpE, whose protein sequence is MMDRDDTLIKEMHLDDEMVELQAHDIELVEEVTPQQQIEDLTSQLDAMRDNWLRSMADSENIRKRAQREKEDAMKYGVISFARDMVGIADNLSRALQSCPQSTDEGLPDSIKSLVVGVDMIARETLAAFEKQGIKKISPLNEKFDPNFHQAMFEIETNDQPVGTVVQVLQEGYMLHDRLLRAAMVGVAKAVVVPTEILAD, encoded by the coding sequence ATGATGGATCGCGACGATACCTTAATAAAGGAAATGCATTTGGATGACGAAATGGTCGAGTTGCAGGCCCACGACATAGAATTAGTTGAGGAGGTCACCCCCCAGCAACAGATAGAGGATCTCACCAGTCAACTGGACGCCATGCGGGACAATTGGTTGCGGTCCATGGCAGACAGTGAAAACATCAGAAAGCGGGCACAGCGCGAAAAAGAAGATGCGATGAAATATGGGGTTATTTCCTTTGCGCGCGATATGGTGGGAATCGCTGATAACCTGAGTCGTGCCTTGCAAAGCTGTCCCCAAAGCACGGATGAGGGTTTGCCCGATTCCATTAAATCGTTGGTTGTGGGCGTTGATATGATCGCGCGGGAAACCCTGGCAGCTTTTGAAAAGCAGGGAATTAAAAAAATCTCTCCGTTGAATGAAAAGTTCGATCCAAACTTTCACCAGGCTATGTTTGAAATCGAAACCAACGATCAACCTGTTGGCACGGTGGTTCAGGTTCTGCAAGAAGGGTACATGTTACATGACCGTTTATTGCGCGCCGCTATGGTTGGTGTTGCAAAGGCGGTCGTTGTTCCAACAGAAATCTTGGCAGACTAA
- a CDS encoding L-threonylcarbamoyladenylate synthase gives MPNTLISEYLMQNNPSPSSCGLTMESMEDDKETSFPEITQAVTLLSQGNVVVMPTETVYGLAADATNGLAIAKIYEIKSRPQFNPLIVHVHSLEAAQLYADFTDDALAIAAQFWTPGPNHRPLTLVLNKKQGAPISELATAGLDTIAIRIPGHPIALQLLAAFEKPLAAPSANISNSLSTTTAQAAHHQLGDKVPLILDGGPCAVGVESTILDLSGENPVLLRPGGTTTEELEIALGKHIQRHAPSAAIKAPGMMKRHYSPSLPLRLNADTSHRGEAFIGFGPDSPKDIAANLSPSGNLAEAAANLFETLRCVDRADHYSGIAIMPIPEQGLGIAINDRLARAAS, from the coding sequence ATGCCCAACACCCTTATCTCTGAATATCTGATGCAAAACAACCCCTCCCCATCATCCTGTGGTTTGACCATGGAATCTATGGAGGATGACAAGGAAACCAGTTTTCCGGAAATCACACAAGCCGTAACCCTTTTATCCCAGGGTAACGTCGTTGTCATGCCAACCGAAACGGTTTATGGATTGGCAGCCGATGCAACAAACGGCCTGGCCATTGCAAAAATCTATGAAATAAAAAGTCGGCCGCAGTTTAATCCGCTGATCGTTCACGTGCACAGCCTAGAAGCAGCACAATTATATGCGGATTTTACGGATGATGCCCTGGCGATTGCTGCGCAATTCTGGACGCCCGGCCCCAACCACAGGCCATTGACCCTTGTGTTAAACAAAAAACAGGGCGCACCAATTTCCGAACTCGCAACCGCCGGACTTGATACAATCGCGATCCGCATTCCGGGTCATCCCATCGCCCTGCAACTGTTGGCAGCATTTGAAAAACCATTGGCCGCGCCCAGTGCGAATATATCGAATTCACTCAGCACGACAACAGCCCAGGCGGCCCACCACCAATTGGGCGACAAGGTCCCACTTATTTTGGATGGCGGCCCCTGTGCGGTTGGGGTTGAATCCACCATCCTTGATTTATCTGGCGAGAATCCAGTTCTGCTAAGACCAGGCGGCACCACCACAGAAGAGTTAGAAATCGCACTGGGCAAGCACATTCAAAGGCACGCGCCATCGGCAGCCATCAAAGCCCCCGGCATGATGAAACGGCATTATTCGCCATCCCTCCCCCTCCGGTTAAATGCGGACACGTCACACAGGGGCGAAGCTTTTATTGGGTTCGGCCCCGATTCACCAAAAGATATCGCGGCAAACCTCAGCCCCAGCGGAAACCTGGCAGAGGCTGCAGCCAATTTGTTTGAAACCCTGCGATGCGTTGACCGGGCCGATCATTACAGCGGCATTGCGATTATGCCCATCCCCGAACAAGGATTGGGCATAGCGATTAACGATCGGTTAGCACGGGCAGCATCTTAG